The Pleurodeles waltl isolate 20211129_DDA chromosome 7, aPleWal1.hap1.20221129, whole genome shotgun sequence genome includes a region encoding these proteins:
- the LOC138246911 gene encoding taste receptor type 2 member 9-like, with protein MVGILASAFIVAVNLLDWARGRSLNTCDFILIALGISGACSQCLQVAELYISNLLVNAYESGHSYKVLFQFLMWNSSCNLWVTASLCIFYCIKIVDFNHRMFIWLKLRISKVVHWLLLGSVVGPLVFTAPMYWYVYITFNPNSTTVMTSISTVSGASLNIQSSYSFVVDALCFCLPLLLGIFSIALILTSLYRHTRRMKENALSFSAPRRGAHIGAARNVGSLLLLNIVLLLTVPLKVIPPSSLLNAVLWTIIASSVPAESVIVILGNTKLKQALYKVLRPFRKGRALR; from the coding sequence ATGGTTGGGATACTCGCATCTGCTTTCATTGTTGCTGTGAATCTCCTGGACTGGGCTCGCGGCAGAAGCCTGAACACCTGCGATTTCATCCTTATAGCGCTTGGAATCTCAGGTGCTTGTAGTCAGTGTTTGCAGGTAGCTGAGCTGTACATTTCAAACTTACTGGTGAATGCTTATGAGTCAGGTCACAGCTATAAagttttatttcagtttctaatGTGGAATAGTAGCTGCAATCTCTGGGTCACCGCCTCTCTCTGCATCTTCTACTGCATAAAGATCGTGGACTTCAACCATCGCATGTTCATCTGGTTAAAGCTGAGGATCTCAAAGGTGGTGCACTGGCTGCTCCTCGGGTCTGTGGTGGGGCCCCTGGTCTTCACTGCCCCCATGTACTGGTATGTATACATCACTTTCAATCCTAATTCAACAACTGTCATGACATCCATTTCTACAGTCTCAGGCGCAAGCCTGAACATACAATCTTCTTACAGTTTTGTAGTTGACGCTCTTTGCTTCTGTctacctcttctccttggcatttTCTCCATCGCACTGATCCTCACTTCTCTGTATCGACATACCCGGCGGATGAAAGAGAACGCATTGAGTTTCAGTGCACCCCGACGGGGGGCTCACATTGGTGCAGCCAGAAACGTGGGCTCCCTCTTGCTGTTGAACATCGTCTTACTTCTGACAGTGCCTTTGAAAGTAATTCCACCCTCCTCTCTGTTGAATGCAGTGCTTTGGACAATCATCGCCTCATCTGTCCCTGCGGAATCCGTCATCGTGATCCTGGGGAACACCAAACTCAAACAGGCACTTTATAAGGTCCTCAGACCCTTTAGAAAGGGAAGAGCGCTCAGATGA